In a single window of the Roseiconus lacunae genome:
- a CDS encoding M56 family metallopeptidase — protein sequence MDWCTQLVMVTVVASVQVMILGLCARLFAKRIALVDSVSIHRIWLVVIIASLAIIPIHFGGYRSEIAIPRSSIDRLASSDTLGADLPSRTNSFAGDDDVDQALTLAPVRNSVSRTPPPQPISQPANERFNQSDSRFTIRRFATSINGWCPLAIALLVGLSVSLIRMVGSYSALSRSARSGVTPSKSTLLLAQQLAEAVGLRKQPRIKVSRHVEVPLVFGMGRPTILLPDGFDHWQHDEQVTTLLHELFHIRRSDPLIQFIAELTKAIYWFHPVQRIVYRKLVESRECSTDQQAGRWLSCQNRWISPDRYAECLLTIVSRLGRAHRPPTCAIAMSRHGNLERRLRLITDPNPQPLMHRSCRSYSVLACLVVIALITTVEVKFSVAEPPVDQGAKTSDQSDSAIYTPTHNLIESAHQSVPYRGDAERKVPISIKGRAVNATGAPVQEAMVILREQNSARTQRSLDSRRAWHEQTVNAVIAKMKTDANGHFHFENAAIPLTESPPNVVRLSVVVITTNEQVGWQTVDWKPSEPVKSELEISVVPTSSVSLRLVADGKPIKNASALVTSVGLADGAGPERLFDVLRFNANRFGVRTKSDDDGIIHFEGIPTGTHVTVYVAHPDYAPESYTVACGKDVPVGPNRFRHLPISDAVVLKNHGEAVADRGFLISGRVVDPKGEPIPSVVIPRYHRQTDADGRFQFRISKSYRERRQRSRRGGLHLEIQPEKNSGLIPETYIHPVDVETIEQPITIRLQSGQIIRGRTIDESGAPIEGIVVSTIDRRFRCSAVSDQQGKFEFVCHEGDQLIVFTTRKPGFAIPGLLGFHDVSIEEARKSLHRELFVSESVSLGDIVIPPRPKWRFQIRMPDGSPADGASLVVYGERPSNLPRPMKSVLAGPVIADGQGRIEIPVPTEIASERHAELRLIQNNRGYTGRLSLPGNSADEMEVVLEPGVIVQGTVLFDGAPVENAAIQVSQLEQPRMQRGGAIATYFLTTHATKVKTDRMGDYRAVVPRGSRASVSFISSDLDVSPTVGARVSESEDGFLQASPINLISGDGEIAGQVVDAKGNPISGLNVRVKREGQIKPSWWVGHQSKSQSVTDSKGRFHLRAVPEGNYQLDISTPYERGKQTRRVLVKASTGEMNVEAKMTETLGTILSK from the coding sequence ATGGATTGGTGCACCCAGTTGGTTATGGTGACGGTCGTCGCGTCGGTCCAGGTCATGATCCTAGGGCTTTGTGCAAGACTGTTCGCAAAGAGAATTGCTCTGGTTGATTCCGTTTCGATTCATCGAATTTGGCTGGTCGTCATCATCGCATCACTGGCGATCATCCCAATCCATTTCGGCGGATACCGATCCGAGATAGCGATACCGAGAAGTTCGATCGATCGACTGGCGAGCAGCGACACGCTTGGGGCTGATCTACCGTCGCGTACCAATTCATTCGCCGGCGACGATGACGTGGATCAAGCATTGACGCTTGCCCCTGTCCGTAACTCCGTTTCGCGAACGCCTCCTCCCCAACCGATCTCTCAACCTGCGAACGAACGATTCAATCAAAGCGATTCCCGGTTCACCATTCGACGATTCGCGACGTCAATCAATGGATGGTGTCCGTTAGCGATAGCGTTGTTGGTAGGTTTGTCGGTCAGCTTGATTCGAATGGTCGGAAGTTATTCTGCACTGTCTCGATCGGCGAGAAGCGGCGTCACACCGTCGAAGTCGACGTTGTTGTTGGCGCAACAACTCGCAGAAGCGGTTGGGCTCCGCAAGCAGCCACGCATCAAAGTCTCACGGCATGTCGAGGTTCCTCTGGTCTTTGGAATGGGGCGTCCAACGATCTTGCTACCCGACGGTTTCGATCATTGGCAACATGACGAGCAAGTCACGACATTGTTGCACGAACTGTTTCATATTCGTCGATCTGATCCGTTGATCCAATTCATCGCCGAGTTGACCAAAGCGATTTATTGGTTTCACCCGGTACAGAGAATTGTGTATCGCAAGTTAGTGGAATCACGCGAGTGCTCGACCGACCAGCAGGCCGGTCGGTGGCTCAGTTGTCAGAACCGATGGATTTCACCGGATCGATATGCCGAGTGCCTGCTGACCATCGTCAGTCGCCTTGGGCGCGCCCACCGACCTCCGACATGCGCCATCGCAATGTCTCGTCATGGGAATCTTGAGCGACGGCTTCGCCTGATCACCGATCCGAATCCGCAGCCATTGATGCATCGATCCTGTCGCTCCTATAGTGTTCTTGCATGTCTGGTCGTGATTGCATTGATCACGACAGTCGAGGTTAAGTTCTCTGTCGCGGAACCGCCTGTCGATCAGGGAGCCAAGACTTCCGATCAAAGTGACTCGGCGATCTACACTCCGACTCACAACTTGATTGAATCAGCCCACCAGTCGGTTCCTTATCGTGGTGACGCAGAACGCAAGGTCCCGATCAGTATCAAAGGACGCGCGGTCAATGCTACGGGTGCCCCCGTGCAAGAAGCCATGGTCATTCTGCGCGAACAGAATTCGGCTCGGACGCAGCGTTCTCTCGATAGCCGAAGGGCATGGCACGAACAAACCGTCAACGCAGTCATCGCCAAGATGAAGACAGATGCCAATGGTCACTTTCACTTTGAGAATGCGGCAATCCCACTCACAGAATCGCCCCCTAACGTGGTGCGGCTATCGGTCGTCGTGATCACAACGAATGAGCAAGTGGGATGGCAAACCGTCGATTGGAAGCCGTCAGAGCCAGTGAAATCGGAGCTGGAAATCTCCGTTGTTCCGACGAGTTCTGTTTCGTTGCGATTGGTTGCCGACGGAAAGCCCATCAAGAACGCTTCCGCATTGGTCACTTCAGTTGGTTTGGCAGACGGTGCGGGTCCGGAACGACTGTTTGACGTGCTTCGTTTTAACGCGAACAGGTTTGGAGTGCGAACGAAATCAGATGACGATGGCATCATTCATTTCGAAGGAATCCCAACCGGAACTCACGTCACGGTGTATGTTGCCCATCCAGACTACGCTCCCGAGTCATACACGGTTGCTTGTGGTAAAGACGTCCCGGTCGGGCCGAACCGTTTTCGGCATCTGCCAATCAGTGATGCCGTGGTACTCAAGAACCACGGCGAAGCCGTCGCCGATCGAGGCTTTCTGATTTCCGGACGAGTTGTCGATCCCAAAGGGGAACCGATTCCTTCGGTCGTGATTCCTCGCTATCACCGCCAGACGGATGCCGATGGTCGATTTCAATTTCGAATCAGTAAGAGCTATCGCGAACGTCGACAACGCTCGCGCCGTGGCGGTTTACACCTCGAAATTCAACCTGAAAAGAATTCTGGCTTGATCCCAGAAACCTACATCCATCCGGTCGATGTGGAAACGATCGAACAACCGATCACAATTCGGCTGCAGTCCGGGCAAATAATCCGTGGCCGAACCATCGACGAGTCGGGTGCTCCGATCGAAGGCATTGTGGTCAGCACGATTGATCGAAGATTTCGATGCAGTGCCGTTTCTGATCAACAGGGTAAATTTGAATTCGTTTGCCACGAAGGCGACCAACTGATCGTCTTTACGACACGCAAACCCGGTTTCGCGATCCCCGGTTTATTGGGATTCCATGATGTGTCAATCGAGGAGGCGCGAAAGTCGTTGCATCGTGAGTTGTTTGTCTCTGAGTCGGTATCGCTGGGAGACATTGTGATTCCGCCACGACCGAAGTGGCGTTTTCAAATCCGCATGCCGGATGGTTCGCCGGCTGACGGCGCTTCGCTTGTCGTTTATGGGGAACGGCCTTCCAACCTTCCGCGGCCGATGAAAAGTGTATTGGCCGGTCCCGTGATCGCCGATGGTCAGGGGCGAATTGAGATACCCGTTCCGACTGAAATTGCCAGCGAGCGACACGCCGAGTTGCGTTTGATCCAAAACAATCGCGGCTACACCGGGCGTTTAAGTTTGCCAGGGAATTCGGCGGATGAAATGGAGGTCGTTTTAGAACCAGGTGTGATTGTGCAAGGCACCGTGCTATTTGACGGAGCGCCGGTAGAAAACGCAGCGATCCAGGTCAGTCAACTTGAACAACCGAGGATGCAACGCGGCGGCGCCATCGCGACGTATTTTCTGACCACGCACGCGACGAAGGTGAAGACGGATCGGATGGGAGACTACCGAGCGGTGGTGCCTCGTGGAAGTCGCGCCTCCGTGTCGTTCATTAGTAGCGACCTTGATGTCAGCCCGACCGTCGGAGCAAGGGTTTCCGAATCCGAAGACGGCTTCCTGCAAGCAAGTCCCATCAACTTGATTTCCGGCGATGGTGAAATCGCAGGGCAAGTCGTCGACGCAAAGGGGAATCCGATCTCGGGGCTGAACGTTCGCGTCAAACGCGAAGGTCAGATCAAACCGTCGTGGTGGGTTGGGCATCAATCGAAAAGCCAGTCGGTCACGGATTCGAAGGGGCGGTTTCATCTTCGCGCCGTCCCTGAAGGCAATTACCAACTCGATATCTCGACCCCGTACGAACGTGGCAAGCAGACGCGGCGAGTCTTGGTCAAGGCGTCGACGGGTGAGATGAATGTCGAAGCAAAAATGACAGAGACGTTGGGAACCATCCTCTCGAAGTAA
- a CDS encoding alkaline phosphatase D family protein, translated as MSSHVPRRSALKTLGASGALMGLAENAASTASAATVPSETDAPVVNWADTHDRVWLGENCWANPMEDWVIRDGAAECLSTGGDRNVHLITHQLTDAGQPFRTSVIVSQVEVAGADDGVGFRLGVKSDLNEHRSNVFAKNGIKAGLRDGTLFINKKQVSVEAAKTPKNLRLVLEGQPNGDQVRLTLTAIDERGIDLGTVSTSVAKQGVLGNIAIANSFDPKFRNQDGARYRFRDWSVSGDAFTVDLDRSFGPILWTMYSLSDSRSDDGFVLKLSALTGPLGDADNKDIDLQIKQDDQWKTIGTETLDTDAWTATFRIANWDASQTASYRVVYRQTHRSGKETESIWSGTIRENPSGRPLRMGALTCQNDYAFPYQPVAENVVKLDPDLLYFSGDQLYESHGGYGIIRRPADRAILNYLRKYYQFGWSFRHAMKDRPTLCLPDDHDVFQGNIWGEGGAPMDVDTGGASSNGGYIEPARMVNVVHRTNCAHHPDAYDPEPCKQDISVYYGDMVYGGVGFAVVADRQWKSGPQRVDTGSGRADHLRDPDIDPLKLDKPGLELLGDRQHEFLKHWSADWRKHSIKVLLSQTVFAGVATHHGGYNGYLVADLDCGGWPQSQRDEAIRLAAPAKPLHINGDQHLTSLVQYGVEKQRDGFWSFCTPAIAAGYPRWWRADDVGMKHENRPVHGLEHTGEYLDGLGNKVYVYTIGNPIVPTAKNRYEKAHQKASGFGFVEIDPEKRTYTVHSYRFLIDVNDGNPENEFPNWPVTIHQDENGGANRLS; from the coding sequence ATGTCTAGTCATGTCCCACGCCGATCAGCACTGAAGACCCTCGGAGCGAGCGGGGCCTTGATGGGACTCGCCGAGAACGCCGCGTCAACGGCGTCGGCAGCGACCGTACCGTCGGAGACTGATGCTCCGGTTGTCAACTGGGCGGACACTCATGACCGTGTTTGGTTGGGCGAGAACTGTTGGGCGAATCCGATGGAGGACTGGGTGATCCGCGATGGGGCGGCCGAATGCCTTTCCACCGGCGGTGATCGCAACGTTCATCTAATCACTCACCAATTGACCGACGCCGGCCAACCATTTCGAACCAGCGTGATCGTTTCACAAGTCGAAGTCGCCGGGGCGGATGATGGTGTCGGATTTCGCTTGGGCGTCAAAAGCGACCTGAACGAGCACCGCAGTAACGTGTTCGCCAAGAACGGGATCAAAGCCGGGCTTCGTGACGGAACGCTGTTTATCAACAAGAAACAAGTCAGTGTCGAAGCAGCCAAAACGCCAAAAAATTTGCGTCTGGTTCTCGAAGGCCAACCGAACGGTGACCAAGTCCGACTGACATTAACAGCTATCGACGAACGCGGTATCGACCTGGGGACCGTTTCGACATCGGTCGCCAAGCAAGGCGTGCTCGGAAACATCGCGATCGCCAACAGCTTCGATCCCAAATTCCGCAACCAAGATGGCGCCCGTTATCGGTTTCGAGACTGGTCGGTCAGCGGGGATGCCTTCACCGTCGATCTTGATCGCTCGTTCGGACCGATCCTGTGGACGATGTACTCGCTTAGCGATTCGCGTTCCGATGACGGATTCGTGCTTAAACTATCCGCGCTGACCGGTCCACTCGGCGACGCCGATAACAAAGACATCGATTTGCAAATCAAGCAAGACGATCAATGGAAAACGATCGGCACCGAAACGCTGGACACAGACGCTTGGACGGCGACGTTTCGAATCGCCAACTGGGACGCCTCACAAACGGCTTCCTACCGCGTTGTCTATCGCCAAACGCATCGGAGTGGTAAGGAGACTGAATCGATCTGGTCGGGGACGATTCGTGAAAATCCCAGTGGTCGACCGCTACGGATGGGGGCACTGACTTGCCAAAACGACTATGCGTTTCCTTATCAACCGGTCGCAGAGAACGTGGTCAAGTTGGATCCGGACTTGCTGTACTTCTCCGGCGATCAACTTTATGAAAGTCACGGTGGCTATGGAATCATCCGTCGACCGGCCGATCGTGCGATTTTGAATTACCTTCGCAAGTACTATCAGTTTGGTTGGTCGTTCCGCCATGCGATGAAGGATCGTCCGACGCTTTGTTTGCCCGATGATCATGATGTCTTCCAAGGCAACATCTGGGGCGAAGGCGGCGCGCCGATGGATGTTGACACCGGTGGCGCGTCATCCAACGGTGGCTACATCGAACCGGCACGCATGGTCAACGTGGTCCATCGCACCAATTGTGCCCATCACCCGGACGCCTATGATCCGGAACCCTGCAAGCAAGACATCAGTGTTTACTATGGCGACATGGTTTATGGCGGCGTTGGCTTTGCGGTGGTCGCCGATCGCCAATGGAAAAGCGGGCCCCAGCGAGTCGATACCGGGTCGGGACGCGCCGATCACCTACGCGATCCCGACATCGATCCACTGAAACTCGACAAGCCAGGCCTGGAACTGTTGGGCGACCGACAGCATGAATTCTTGAAACATTGGTCGGCCGACTGGCGAAAGCACTCGATCAAGGTCCTTCTTAGCCAGACCGTGTTTGCCGGGGTAGCGACGCATCACGGCGGCTACAACGGATACTTGGTCGCGGATCTCGACTGCGGTGGTTGGCCGCAATCACAGCGTGACGAAGCGATTCGATTAGCCGCCCCCGCCAAGCCGCTACACATCAATGGTGACCAGCACCTTACGTCGCTGGTGCAGTATGGGGTCGAAAAGCAGCGGGACGGGTTCTGGTCGTTCTGCACACCGGCAATCGCTGCGGGTTACCCGCGCTGGTGGCGCGCCGACGACGTTGGAATGAAGCACGAAAATCGTCCCGTACACGGGCTGGAGCACACCGGTGAATACCTCGACGGGTTAGGCAACAAGGTCTACGTCTACACGATTGGCAATCCGATCGTCCCGACGGCAAAGAACCGGTACGAGAAAGCGCACCAAAAAGCGAGCGGCTTTGGGTTTGTCGAAATCGATCCGGAGAAGCGGACTTATACCGTTCACTCGTACCGCTTCTTGATCGACGTCAACGACGGCAACCCAGAAAACGAATTCCCAAACTGGCCCGTCACGATCCATCAAGACGAAAACGGCGGCGCGAACCGATTGTCCTAA
- a CDS encoding S1 family peptidase, producing MLHQTPPKRLGIFIAVLFALIGQSHANADSGKYQKVLQSVAWVITSNAENETSTGTGVLVDAEKKLLLTNSHVVGDSRKAVVFFPDSPGGKLAVRRKHYLKNILKLGIQGTVIAVDRRRDLALIELPKVPESVTAIKLAAESTTPGTKVDLVGNPGDSDILWVYTSGTVRSVYQKKFKSTHGEHDFMAVETQSPIKPGDSGGPIVDENGELVALAQSFSPQSALVSFCVDVTEIRQLLESPWKSAPLPTRVLLDEAGIEYTRHESGHYQIDQAIGNDVRQAVFVAKHTEYHGRADVRRIWSTVQSSGTAPEETLLMRLMRQNSATKIGSWAVEKNSDGYIVFFVAKLDATASDDALESTIDYVARLAGAMQKDLKPETSEASAEATLAAWLDMK from the coding sequence ATGTTGCATCAAACTCCACCAAAACGATTGGGCATTTTCATCGCGGTTTTATTCGCTTTGATCGGTCAATCGCACGCAAACGCTGACTCGGGAAAGTATCAAAAGGTGCTGCAAAGTGTCGCCTGGGTGATCACCAGCAACGCAGAAAATGAAACCAGCACCGGCACCGGCGTCTTGGTCGACGCGGAAAAGAAATTGTTGCTGACCAACTCGCACGTGGTCGGTGACAGCCGCAAGGCGGTCGTGTTTTTCCCGGATTCGCCCGGCGGTAAACTCGCCGTGCGGCGAAAGCACTACCTGAAGAACATTCTCAAACTCGGTATCCAAGGAACGGTGATCGCCGTCGACCGTCGCCGTGACTTGGCATTGATCGAGTTGCCCAAAGTTCCCGAGTCGGTCACCGCGATCAAGCTGGCTGCCGAGAGCACCACGCCGGGGACAAAAGTCGACTTGGTCGGCAATCCGGGCGATAGCGACATCCTGTGGGTTTATACATCGGGGACGGTTCGTTCGGTTTACCAAAAGAAATTTAAATCGACGCATGGAGAGCATGATTTCATGGCCGTCGAAACGCAGAGTCCAATTAAACCGGGGGACAGCGGCGGCCCGATCGTTGACGAGAATGGCGAGTTGGTTGCGTTGGCCCAATCGTTTTCGCCCCAAAGTGCCCTCGTCAGTTTTTGTGTCGATGTGACCGAGATTCGGCAATTGCTGGAAAGCCCTTGGAAATCGGCGCCCCTGCCCACCCGGGTGTTATTGGACGAAGCCGGCATCGAATACACCCGACATGAAAGCGGTCACTATCAGATCGACCAAGCGATCGGCAACGACGTCCGGCAAGCCGTCTTCGTCGCCAAGCACACCGAGTATCACGGACGAGCCGACGTCCGCCGGATTTGGTCGACGGTGCAATCGAGCGGGACGGCTCCCGAGGAAACACTTTTAATGCGATTGATGCGACAAAATTCGGCAACCAAGATCGGATCGTGGGCGGTCGAAAAGAACAGCGATGGCTACATCGTTTTCTTCGTCGCCAAACTGGACGCAACGGCAAGCGACGACGCACTCGAAAGCACGATCGATTACGTCGCCCGCTTGGCCGGAGCGATGCAAAAGGATCTGAAGCCGGAGACAAGCGAAGCGTCAGCCGAAGCAACCTTGGCAGCCTGGTTGGATATGAAATAA